A window of the Linepithema humile isolate Giens D197 chromosome 4, Lhum_UNIL_v1.0, whole genome shotgun sequence genome harbors these coding sequences:
- the AkhR gene encoding adipokinetic hormone/corazonin-related peptide receptor variant I isoform X3, whose product MENTIQLSETEDGEALEFNSTSYAELPIDMRFNDGHLVTIVTYSILMMISAAGNITVLITTMKKNQKAKSRIQTLIMHLSIADLLVTFLMMPLEIGWAATVSWEAGDAMCRIMAFFRIFGLYLSSFVIICISIDRYYAVMRPLQVLDAYRRGKIMLVLAWIGSVLCSLPQMLVFRVETHPNFTWFTQCIAINTFPSYVHQVSYNLFGMVMMYWVPLIVIFYTYTSIFVEICRRSQERSEDKLRRSSSGFLSRARVRTLKMTITIIAVFIICWSPYYVMSVWYWIDPSSARHVDRRIQRALFFFACTNSSMNPIIYGIFNIRQKNKLTAVCRPYFQAKLQSHPLLRPINTTVELPVVAYVRDSVFTVFVIALPILFNPPTSYNRRSSHDREAYNHHRDPGDHAAVPVNQTSGLTTNATFARSNRGV is encoded by the exons ATGGAGAACACCATTCAATTGAGCGAAACCGAGGACGGGGAAGCCCTCGAGTTTAACTCCACTTCTTACGCGGAGCTGCCGATTGACATGCGCTTCAATGACGGTCACCTAGTGACGATAGTCACTTACAGCATCCTAATGATGATATCAGCCGCTGGAAATATTACCGTGTTAATAACAACCATGAAAAAGAATCAAAAGGCCAAGTCGCGAATACAAACCCTCATAATGCATTTGTCGATCGCTGACCTCCTC GTGACATTCTTAATGATGCCGCTTGAGATCGGATGGGCAGCTACAGTATCGTGGGAAGCGGGAGATGCGATGTGCCGCATAATGgcttttttcagaatatttgGCCTCTATCTTTCGTCCTTTGTAATAATCTGCATAAGTATAGACAG ATATTACGCTGTAATGCGACCTCTTCAGGTACTGGATGCTTACAGGAGAGGGAAAATAATGCTGGTGCTTGCGTGGATCGGCTCCGTACTTTGTTCCTTGCCACAG ATGCTGGTATTTCGCGTCGAAACGCACCCAAATTTTACTTGGTTTACACAGTGTATAGCTATCAATACTTTTCCATCGTACGTACACCAGGTTTCGTACAATCTGTTTGGCATGGTGATGATGTATTGGGTCCCTCTGATTGTAATATTCTACACATACACCAGTATTTTCGTGGAGATCTGCCGTAGATCCCAAGAGAGGAGCGAAG ACAAATTACGTCGTTCCTCGAGCGGCTTTTTGAGCCGAGCGCGAGTACGCACTTTAAAAATGACGATAACCATTATCGCCGTCTTCATTATCTGCTGGAGTCCTTACTACGTGATGAGCGTTTG GTATTGGATCGATCCATCATCAGCCCGTCACGTCGATCGACGTATTCAGAGAGCACTCTTCTTCTTTGCGTGCACCAACTCCAGCATGAATCCGATCATCTACGGCATTTTCAATATACGACAGAAAAACAAA TTAACAGCTGTTTGTCGCCCGTATTTCCAGGCTAAGCTTCAGTCCCATCCTCTTCTCAGGCCCATCAACACAACCGTGGAACTTCCGGTCGTCGCGTACGTCAGAGATTCCGTTTTCACTGTTTTCGTAATAGCCTTGCCGATTCTCTTTAATCCTCCGACTTCATATAACCGACGTTCATCACACGATCGTG AGGCGTACAACCACCATCGAGACCCGGGAGATCACGCCGCTGTCCCTGTCAACCAAACTTCTGGATTAACGACGAACGCGACGTTCGCCAGGTCGAACAGAGGCGTTTAG
- the AkhR gene encoding adipokinetic hormone/corazonin-related peptide receptor variant I isoform X5, whose protein sequence is MENTIQLSETEDGEALEFNSTSYAELPIDMRFNDGHLVTIVTYSILMMISAAGNITVLITTMKKNQKAKSRIQTLIMHLSIADLLVTFLMMPLEIGWAATVSWEAGDAMCRIMAFFRIFGLYLSSFVIICISIDRYYAVMRPLQVLDAYRRGKIMLVLAWIGSVLCSLPQMLVFRVETHPNFTWFTQCIAINTFPSYVHQVSYNLFGMVMMYWVPLIVIFYTYTSIFVEICRRSQERSEDKLRRSSSGFLSRARVRTLKMTITIIAVFIICWSPYYVMSVWYWIDPSSARHVDRRIQRALFFFACTNSSMNPIIYGIFNIRQKNKRRTTTIETREITPLSLSTKLLD, encoded by the exons ATGGAGAACACCATTCAATTGAGCGAAACCGAGGACGGGGAAGCCCTCGAGTTTAACTCCACTTCTTACGCGGAGCTGCCGATTGACATGCGCTTCAATGACGGTCACCTAGTGACGATAGTCACTTACAGCATCCTAATGATGATATCAGCCGCTGGAAATATTACCGTGTTAATAACAACCATGAAAAAGAATCAAAAGGCCAAGTCGCGAATACAAACCCTCATAATGCATTTGTCGATCGCTGACCTCCTC GTGACATTCTTAATGATGCCGCTTGAGATCGGATGGGCAGCTACAGTATCGTGGGAAGCGGGAGATGCGATGTGCCGCATAATGgcttttttcagaatatttgGCCTCTATCTTTCGTCCTTTGTAATAATCTGCATAAGTATAGACAG ATATTACGCTGTAATGCGACCTCTTCAGGTACTGGATGCTTACAGGAGAGGGAAAATAATGCTGGTGCTTGCGTGGATCGGCTCCGTACTTTGTTCCTTGCCACAG ATGCTGGTATTTCGCGTCGAAACGCACCCAAATTTTACTTGGTTTACACAGTGTATAGCTATCAATACTTTTCCATCGTACGTACACCAGGTTTCGTACAATCTGTTTGGCATGGTGATGATGTATTGGGTCCCTCTGATTGTAATATTCTACACATACACCAGTATTTTCGTGGAGATCTGCCGTAGATCCCAAGAGAGGAGCGAAG ACAAATTACGTCGTTCCTCGAGCGGCTTTTTGAGCCGAGCGCGAGTACGCACTTTAAAAATGACGATAACCATTATCGCCGTCTTCATTATCTGCTGGAGTCCTTACTACGTGATGAGCGTTTG GTATTGGATCGATCCATCATCAGCCCGTCACGTCGATCGACGTATTCAGAGAGCACTCTTCTTCTTTGCGTGCACCAACTCCAGCATGAATCCGATCATCTACGGCATTTTCAATATACGACAGAAAAACAAA AGGCGTACAACCACCATCGAGACCCGGGAGATCACGCCGCTGTCCCTGTCAACCAAACTTCTGGATTAA
- the Tsp gene encoding cartilage oligomeric matrix protein, with protein MRVLTVLILGLLLVVCAVNSSVVPDEVLTTSLQDAWYEDKFVIALSNIKSKKKQSSSNSIDTLLAVKCNSKTKMVLILDRRTKRVVLESLDESGRRSAGHVNVDSLAVNTPLKSLVIVVHQAQPNTRVDVYVDCIYEGSIPLKKTFRDIAESSDNPLVEVLRERRCQAKIYDFSSINEVLKKEKCPDKLIDMKQPSIFESNDFNAQDSKKPIDRPDGIDEGSTISSQGNNLTPSGEQNHAKHPDHRPNHKKPGDKKDHDQHGRPNDKHKKRDDSYQLEFGGAHDKYDPYGSSDPFDSADAYSPTKRPDETDDFDYTDNSRPSHSTFTLQFPDEQYRPTKNLNKLHSKERPSVRPRPNHQSDLNKRPDHQSNSKLDGPNQRGFNRPDGSSPYNHNKAPSLTPDGSVHFGPTNRPAHRPSSPSARPDDNRYDYPNQTDMSNERGKREPNRGDIGIQSLDEKVCLTDGQIAKTLNELIDATRKLWRELEQNRLETQHLRHLIENCSACRTPIVRPPPPQTCDKNSPCYPGAECRNTPSGPQCGSCPHGYTGNGRVCVKINVITCVERPCFSGVQCYNIGDGYRCGRCPSGYIGDGERCERRRNPCDIHPCHSEVKCYSSDTPPYFKCGPCPLGYVGNGTVCLDANECELARPCHPGVRCINLHPGYRCESCPTGYTGSVAEGVGVEMARGRKQICRDINECETNNGGCDLNSDCINSEGSYRCGPCKAGYVGNQTVGCHFRQDVCPDMVTVCDINADCICIHLNEYICKCHVGWAGNGLVCGPDSDSDGIPDRSLRCHDRRCHADNCRTVPNSGQEDIDEDGIGDACDDDADNDGVLNPHDNCPFAYNPDQLDTDQDTIGDTCDNCPFIWNTKQEDTNDNEIGDVCDSDIDDDGIPNSQDNCQKVKNPNQRDTDGDGVGDACDNCPTVNNSDQTDRDGDGVGDACDTDQDRDRDGIQDDRDNCPDVVNPGQNDGDGDGVGDECDDDIDGDNVPNRIDNCPYVYNPDQRDMNHDGIGDACWNDNDNDTVINIYDNCPNNSLIWATDFRKYVTIPLDPVGTSQLDPAWRIHNDGAEIQQLLNSDPGIAIGPDELSGVDFEGTFYIDNDDDDDFVGFVFSYQDNRHFYIVCWKKGEQTYWQPTPFRADGEPGIQLKLVQSATGPGEMLRNALWHKYDTPNEVKVLWTDPKKMGWQQRVSYRWHLMHRPKIGLIRFWLYQGTQQVADSGNLFDSTLKGGKLGVYCFSQEMITWSDLLYRCRDTVPRTVWDELPESLKREIEAENIGSQSQITRRRMNYDF; from the exons ATGCGAGTCCTGACCGTACTGATCCTCGGGCTGCTGCTCGTTGTCTGCGCCGTCAATAGCAGTGTCGTACCCGACGAAG TTCTCACTACAAGCCTGCAGGATGCGTGGTACGAGGACAAGTTCGTTATTGCGCTGTCCAACATCAAATCCAAGAAGAAACAATCCAGCAGCAACTCGATCGACACTCTACTAGCCGTGAAGTGCAACTCAAAAACCAAAATGGTGCTCATACTCGATCGACGGACGAAGCGCG TCGTTCTCGAGAGCCTCGACGAATCCGGCCGACGCAGCGCCGGCCACGTCAACGTAGACAGTCTCGCGGTGAACACACCCTTGAAGAGCCTGGTCATCGTAGTGCATCAGGCGCAGCCTAATACTCGCGTGGACGTGTACGTCGATTGCATTTACGAAGGCTCGATACCGTTGAAGAAAACCTTCCGCGACATAGCCGAGTCCAGTGACAACCCGCTCGTGGAAGTG cTCAGAGAACGAAGATGCCAGGCGAAAATCTACGATTTCTCAAGCATCAACGAAGTGCTGAAGAAGGAGAAATGTCCCGACAAACTGATCGACATGAAACAGCCTTCGATATTCGAGTCCAATGATTTCAACGCACAAGATTCGAAGAAACCTATCGATCGACCTGACGGAATCGACGAAGGATCAACCATATCGAGTCAGGGTAACAATCTGACGCCGTCTGGCGAACAAAATCACGCGAAACATCCCGATCATCGTCCAAATCACAAGAAACCCGGCGACAAGAAAGATCACGATCAACACGGTCGTCCGAACGATAAGCACAAGAAAAGGGACGACTCGTATCAGTTAGAATTCGGCGGCGCACATGACAAATACGATCCGTATGGCTCTTCCGATCCGTTCGACTCTGCCGATGCGTACTCTCCGACCAAGCGACCAGATGAGACGGACGATTTCGATTACACGGACAATTCTCGTCCGTCGCATTCCACGTTCACTCTGCAGTTTCCCGACGAGCAATATCGCCCTACTAAAAATCTCAACAAACTGCATTCTAAAGAACGGCCCAGCGTACGACCGAGACCGAATCATCAATCTGATCTCAATAAGCGACCGGATCATCAGTCAAATTCGAAGCTCGATGGACCGAATCAACGCGGCTTTAATCGACCTGATGGATCGAGTCCGTACAATCACAATAAAGCTCCTTCACTTACGCCAGACGGCTCCGTTCATTTTGGACCTACCAATCGACCCGCGCATCGACCGAGTTCTCCCTCCGCCCGTCCGGACGACAATCGATACGATTATCCGAATCAGACGGACATGTCTAATGAACGAGGCAAAAGAGAGCCGAATAGAGGCGATATTGGAATCCAGAGTCTAGATGAGAAAG TCTGCCTCACCGACGGTCAGATCGCGAAAACTTTGAACGAGTTAATCGACGCCACCAGGAAACTCTGGAGGGAGCTGGAACAAAAT CGGCTGGAAACTCAACATCTTCGTCATTTGATCGAAAACTGCTCGGCGTGTCGTACACCCATCG TGCGACCACCGCCGCCGCAGACGTGCGACAAAAACTCCCCGTGCTACCCTGGCGCCGAGTGTCGCAACACACCGAGCGGACCCCAGTGCGGTTCCTGTCCCCACGGTTACACCGGAAACGGACGGGTCTGCGTCAAAATCAACGTCATCACCTGCGTGGAACGGCCATGCTTCTCCGGGGTGCAGTGCTACAACATCGGTGACGGTTACAG ATGCGGTAGATGCCCGAGCGGATACATCGGCGACGGCGAGAGATGCGAAAGGCGTAGGAACCCCTGCGACATTCATCCTTGTCATTCGGAAGTTAAGTGCTACTCCAGTGATACTCCGCCGTATTTCAA ATGCGGTCCGTGTCCACTGGGATACGTGGGCAACGGCACGGTCTGTCTCGATGCGAACGAATGCGAACTGGCTCGTCCCTGTCATCCCGGAGTGCGGTGCATCAATCTCCATCCCGGATACAGATGCGAGTCGTGTCCGACGGGCTACACTGGGTCAGTGGCGGAAGGTGTCGGCGTCGAAATGGCCCGAGGGCGAAAACAGATCTGTCGGGACATAAATGAATGCGAAACCAACAACGGGGGATGCGATCTCAATTCGGATTGCATTAACTCGGAG GGTTCTTATAGATGCGGACCGTGTAAGGCCGGTTACGTCGGCAATCAAACAGTGGGATGTCATTTTCGACAAGACGTCTGTCCAGATATGGTGACGGTCTGTGACATCAATGCCGATTGCATTTGCATACACTTGAATGAATATATATGCAAG TGTCACGTCGGCTGGGCCGGAAATGGTCTCGTCTGTGGTCCCGATAGCGACAGCGACGGTATTCCGGACAGGAGTCTTCGCTGCCACGATCGTCGCTGCCACGCCGACAATTGTCGGACGGTGCCAAACAGCGGACAGGAGGACATCGACGAAGACGGCATCGGCGACGCGTGCGACGATGATGCCGACAACGACGGCGTCCTAAATCCACACGACAATTGTCCGTTCGCTTATAATCCAGATCAGCTGGACACCGACCAAGACACTATTGGCGACACCTGCGACAATTGCCCGTTTATTTGGAATACGAAGCAAGAAGACACCAACGACAACGAGATAGGCGACGTGTGCGACAGCGACATCGATGACGACG GTATTCCGAACTCTCAGGACAATTGCCAAAAGGTGAAGAATCCTAATCAGCGCGACACCGACGGGGATGGCGTCGGCGACGCCTGCGACAATTGCCCGACCGTCAACAATTCCGATCAGACGGAtcgcgacggcgacggcgtcGGCGACGCCTGCGACACCGATCAGGATCGCGATCGGGACGGTATTCAGGACGACAGGGACAATTGTCCGGACGTGGTGAATCCCGGACAGAACGACGGTGATGGCGACGGTGTCGGCGACGAGTGCGATGATGATATCGACGGCGACAACGTGCCGAACAGGATCGACAACTGTCCTTACGTATACAATCCGGATCAACGTGACATGAATC ACGACGGCATCGGCGATGCATGTTGGAATGATAACGACAACGACACCGTCATCAACATCTACGACAACTGTCCCAACAACAGTTTAATATGGGCAACGGACTTCCGTAAATACGTGACAATCCCTCTCGATCCGGTCGGCACCTCGCAATTAGATCCTGCGTGGCGAATACACAATGACGGAGCCGAGATCCAACAGCTTCTCAATAGCGATCCTGGAATCGCCATAG GACCGGATGAGCTCAGTGGCGTCGACTTCGAAGGAACGTTCTATatcgacaacgacgacgacgacgacttcGTGGGCTTCGTCTTTTCCTATCAGGACAATCGACACTTCTACATCGTTTGCTGGAAGAAGGGCGAGCAAACCTACTGGCAACCGACTCCGTTCCGCGCCGATGGCGAACCCGGCATTCAGCTGAAGCTCGTCCAGTCCGCGACCGGACCAGGCGAGATGCTCAGAAACGCTCTCTGGCACAAGTACGACACGCCCAATGAGGTGAAGGTCCTGTGGACGGATCCGAAGAAGATGGGCTGGCAGCAGAGGGTGTCGTACAGGTGGCATCTGATGCACAGACCGAAGATCGGTCTGATCAGATTCTGGCTTTATCAGGGCACGCAGCAGGTGGCCGACTCCGGAAACCTGTTCGATTCGACCCTGAAGGGCGGTAAACTCGGCGTCTACTGCTTCTCGCAAGAGATGATCACCTGGTCCGATTTACTGTACAGATGCAGAG ATACTGTGCCTAGAACCGTATGGGACGAGTTACCTGAGAGCCTGAAGAGGGAGATAGAAGCGGAAAATATCGGCAGCCAATCTCAAATAACACGACGCCGAATGAATTACGACTTTTAA
- the AkhR gene encoding gonadotropin-releasing hormone receptor isoform X1, with translation MENTIQLSETEDGEALEFNSTSYAELPIDMRFNDGHLVTIVTYSILMMISAAGNITVLITTMKKNQKAKSRIQTLIMHLSIADLLVTFLMMPLEIGWAATVSWEAGDAMCRIMAFFRIFGLYLSSFVIICISIDRYYAVMRPLQVLDAYRRGKIMLVLAWIGSVLCSLPQMLVFRVETHPNFTWFTQCIAINTFPSYVHQVSYNLFGMVMMYWVPLIVIFYTYTSIFVEICRRSQERSEDKLRRSSSGFLSRARVRTLKMTITIIAVFIICWSPYYVMSVWYWIDPSSARHVDRRIQRALFFFACTNSSMNPIIYGIFNIRQKNKLTAVCRPYFQAKLQSHPLLRPINTTVELPVVAGVQPPSRPGRSRRCPCQPNFWINDERDVRQVEQRRLDERVDDIDVIPPRIHILLQKWISAVALLRTVSDDTAFADAVQTRCKSCVQGR, from the exons ATGGAGAACACCATTCAATTGAGCGAAACCGAGGACGGGGAAGCCCTCGAGTTTAACTCCACTTCTTACGCGGAGCTGCCGATTGACATGCGCTTCAATGACGGTCACCTAGTGACGATAGTCACTTACAGCATCCTAATGATGATATCAGCCGCTGGAAATATTACCGTGTTAATAACAACCATGAAAAAGAATCAAAAGGCCAAGTCGCGAATACAAACCCTCATAATGCATTTGTCGATCGCTGACCTCCTC GTGACATTCTTAATGATGCCGCTTGAGATCGGATGGGCAGCTACAGTATCGTGGGAAGCGGGAGATGCGATGTGCCGCATAATGgcttttttcagaatatttgGCCTCTATCTTTCGTCCTTTGTAATAATCTGCATAAGTATAGACAG ATATTACGCTGTAATGCGACCTCTTCAGGTACTGGATGCTTACAGGAGAGGGAAAATAATGCTGGTGCTTGCGTGGATCGGCTCCGTACTTTGTTCCTTGCCACAG ATGCTGGTATTTCGCGTCGAAACGCACCCAAATTTTACTTGGTTTACACAGTGTATAGCTATCAATACTTTTCCATCGTACGTACACCAGGTTTCGTACAATCTGTTTGGCATGGTGATGATGTATTGGGTCCCTCTGATTGTAATATTCTACACATACACCAGTATTTTCGTGGAGATCTGCCGTAGATCCCAAGAGAGGAGCGAAG ACAAATTACGTCGTTCCTCGAGCGGCTTTTTGAGCCGAGCGCGAGTACGCACTTTAAAAATGACGATAACCATTATCGCCGTCTTCATTATCTGCTGGAGTCCTTACTACGTGATGAGCGTTTG GTATTGGATCGATCCATCATCAGCCCGTCACGTCGATCGACGTATTCAGAGAGCACTCTTCTTCTTTGCGTGCACCAACTCCAGCATGAATCCGATCATCTACGGCATTTTCAATATACGACAGAAAAACAAA TTAACAGCTGTTTGTCGCCCGTATTTCCAGGCTAAGCTTCAGTCCCATCCTCTTCTCAGGCCCATCAACACAACCGTGGAACTTCCGGTCGTCGC AGGCGTACAACCACCATCGAGACCCGGGAGATCACGCCGCTGTCCCTGTCAACCAAACTTCTGGATTAACGACGAACGCGACGTTCGCCAGGTCGAACAGAGGCGTTTAGACGAGCGAGTCGACGATATCGATGTAATCCCACCTCGCATCCATATCCTTTTGCAAAAGTGGATTTCAGCGGTAGCGCTATTGCGAACCGTGTCCGACGACACGGCCTTCGCGGATGCCGTCCAGACGCGATGCAAGTCGTGCGTACAGGGCCGTTAA
- the AkhR gene encoding adipokinetic hormone/corazonin-related peptide receptor variant I isoform X2, producing the protein MENTIQLSETEDGEALEFNSTSYAELPIDMRFNDGHLVTIVTYSILMMISAAGNITVLITTMKKNQKAKSRIQTLIMHLSIADLLVTFLMMPLEIGWAATVSWEAGDAMCRIMAFFRIFGLYLSSFVIICISIDRYYAVMRPLQVLDAYRRGKIMLVLAWIGSVLCSLPQMLVFRVETHPNFTWFTQCIAINTFPSYVHQVSYNLFGMVMMYWVPLIVIFYTYTSIFVEICRRSQERSEDKLRRSSSGFLSRARVRTLKMTITIIAVFIICWSPYYVMSVWYWIDPSSARHVDRRIQRALFFFACTNSSMNPIIYGIFNIRQKNKAKLQSHPLLRPINTTVELPVVAGVQPPSRPGRSRRCPCQPNFWINDERDVRQVEQRRLDERVDDIDVIPPRIHILLQKWISAVALLRTVSDDTAFADAVQTRCKSCVQGR; encoded by the exons ATGGAGAACACCATTCAATTGAGCGAAACCGAGGACGGGGAAGCCCTCGAGTTTAACTCCACTTCTTACGCGGAGCTGCCGATTGACATGCGCTTCAATGACGGTCACCTAGTGACGATAGTCACTTACAGCATCCTAATGATGATATCAGCCGCTGGAAATATTACCGTGTTAATAACAACCATGAAAAAGAATCAAAAGGCCAAGTCGCGAATACAAACCCTCATAATGCATTTGTCGATCGCTGACCTCCTC GTGACATTCTTAATGATGCCGCTTGAGATCGGATGGGCAGCTACAGTATCGTGGGAAGCGGGAGATGCGATGTGCCGCATAATGgcttttttcagaatatttgGCCTCTATCTTTCGTCCTTTGTAATAATCTGCATAAGTATAGACAG ATATTACGCTGTAATGCGACCTCTTCAGGTACTGGATGCTTACAGGAGAGGGAAAATAATGCTGGTGCTTGCGTGGATCGGCTCCGTACTTTGTTCCTTGCCACAG ATGCTGGTATTTCGCGTCGAAACGCACCCAAATTTTACTTGGTTTACACAGTGTATAGCTATCAATACTTTTCCATCGTACGTACACCAGGTTTCGTACAATCTGTTTGGCATGGTGATGATGTATTGGGTCCCTCTGATTGTAATATTCTACACATACACCAGTATTTTCGTGGAGATCTGCCGTAGATCCCAAGAGAGGAGCGAAG ACAAATTACGTCGTTCCTCGAGCGGCTTTTTGAGCCGAGCGCGAGTACGCACTTTAAAAATGACGATAACCATTATCGCCGTCTTCATTATCTGCTGGAGTCCTTACTACGTGATGAGCGTTTG GTATTGGATCGATCCATCATCAGCCCGTCACGTCGATCGACGTATTCAGAGAGCACTCTTCTTCTTTGCGTGCACCAACTCCAGCATGAATCCGATCATCTACGGCATTTTCAATATACGACAGAAAAACAAA GCTAAGCTTCAGTCCCATCCTCTTCTCAGGCCCATCAACACAACCGTGGAACTTCCGGTCGTCGC AGGCGTACAACCACCATCGAGACCCGGGAGATCACGCCGCTGTCCCTGTCAACCAAACTTCTGGATTAACGACGAACGCGACGTTCGCCAGGTCGAACAGAGGCGTTTAGACGAGCGAGTCGACGATATCGATGTAATCCCACCTCGCATCCATATCCTTTTGCAAAAGTGGATTTCAGCGGTAGCGCTATTGCGAACCGTGTCCGACGACACGGCCTTCGCGGATGCCGTCCAGACGCGATGCAAGTCGTGCGTACAGGGCCGTTAA
- the AkhR gene encoding adipokinetic hormone/corazonin-related peptide receptor variant I isoform X4, which translates to MENTIQLSETEDGEALEFNSTSYAELPIDMRFNDGHLVTIVTYSILMMISAAGNITVLITTMKKNQKAKSRIQTLIMHLSIADLLVTFLMMPLEIGWAATVSWEAGDAMCRIMAFFRIFGLYLSSFVIICISIDRYYAVMRPLQVLDAYRRGKIMLVLAWIGSVLCSLPQMLVFRVETHPNFTWFTQCIAINTFPSYVHQVSYNLFGMVMMYWVPLIVIFYTYTSIFVEICRRSQERSEDKLRRSSSGFLSRARVRTLKMTITIIAVFIICWSPYYVMSVWYWIDPSSARHVDRRIQRALFFFACTNSSMNPIIYGIFNIRQKNKAKLQSHPLLRPINTTVELPVVAYVRDSVFTVFVIALPILFNPPTSYNRRSSHDREAYNHHRDPGDHAAVPVNQTSGLTTNATFARSNRGV; encoded by the exons ATGGAGAACACCATTCAATTGAGCGAAACCGAGGACGGGGAAGCCCTCGAGTTTAACTCCACTTCTTACGCGGAGCTGCCGATTGACATGCGCTTCAATGACGGTCACCTAGTGACGATAGTCACTTACAGCATCCTAATGATGATATCAGCCGCTGGAAATATTACCGTGTTAATAACAACCATGAAAAAGAATCAAAAGGCCAAGTCGCGAATACAAACCCTCATAATGCATTTGTCGATCGCTGACCTCCTC GTGACATTCTTAATGATGCCGCTTGAGATCGGATGGGCAGCTACAGTATCGTGGGAAGCGGGAGATGCGATGTGCCGCATAATGgcttttttcagaatatttgGCCTCTATCTTTCGTCCTTTGTAATAATCTGCATAAGTATAGACAG ATATTACGCTGTAATGCGACCTCTTCAGGTACTGGATGCTTACAGGAGAGGGAAAATAATGCTGGTGCTTGCGTGGATCGGCTCCGTACTTTGTTCCTTGCCACAG ATGCTGGTATTTCGCGTCGAAACGCACCCAAATTTTACTTGGTTTACACAGTGTATAGCTATCAATACTTTTCCATCGTACGTACACCAGGTTTCGTACAATCTGTTTGGCATGGTGATGATGTATTGGGTCCCTCTGATTGTAATATTCTACACATACACCAGTATTTTCGTGGAGATCTGCCGTAGATCCCAAGAGAGGAGCGAAG ACAAATTACGTCGTTCCTCGAGCGGCTTTTTGAGCCGAGCGCGAGTACGCACTTTAAAAATGACGATAACCATTATCGCCGTCTTCATTATCTGCTGGAGTCCTTACTACGTGATGAGCGTTTG GTATTGGATCGATCCATCATCAGCCCGTCACGTCGATCGACGTATTCAGAGAGCACTCTTCTTCTTTGCGTGCACCAACTCCAGCATGAATCCGATCATCTACGGCATTTTCAATATACGACAGAAAAACAAA GCTAAGCTTCAGTCCCATCCTCTTCTCAGGCCCATCAACACAACCGTGGAACTTCCGGTCGTCGCGTACGTCAGAGATTCCGTTTTCACTGTTTTCGTAATAGCCTTGCCGATTCTCTTTAATCCTCCGACTTCATATAACCGACGTTCATCACACGATCGTG AGGCGTACAACCACCATCGAGACCCGGGAGATCACGCCGCTGTCCCTGTCAACCAAACTTCTGGATTAACGACGAACGCGACGTTCGCCAGGTCGAACAGAGGCGTTTAG